From the Leptolyngbya sp. O-77 genome, one window contains:
- the cbiB gene encoding adenosylcobinamide-phosphate synthase CbiB, translated as MNFLENPALPLAIAALLDFLMGDPWNWLHPVQVMGWVIGRYSRWVQDGLHLTTEPASVQRNLALQRVAGGVLTVALVLGSGFVGWLLVHLSRTIHPLLGLAIESILLASCFAGRSLRDAAADVLRPLAAGDLVQARSHLSRYVGRDTESLPESEILRAVLETVTENATDGVTAPLFWAIAGSVTPLGPVPPALGYKAASTLDSMVGYRAAPYTYLGWASARLDDLLTWLPCRLTVVTIALLSGRPRHVLKLCRRDAPQDPSPNAGWSECAYAAALDVQVGGQNTYRGNVTHKPLLADPVRPITPERIQQALSLTRRVFLLWLAGAIALHHVSSLRPLLS; from the coding sequence GTGAATTTTTTGGAAAACCCCGCCCTGCCCCTGGCGATCGCCGCTCTTCTGGACTTTTTGATGGGCGATCCGTGGAACTGGCTGCATCCCGTGCAGGTCATGGGCTGGGTCATCGGTCGCTATAGCCGCTGGGTGCAAGACGGGCTGCATCTGACGACGGAGCCAGCGTCGGTGCAGCGAAACTTGGCATTACAGCGGGTTGCGGGGGGCGTGCTGACGGTTGCCCTCGTCCTCGGCAGCGGCTTTGTTGGCTGGCTTCTTGTGCATCTCAGCCGCACGATTCATCCATTGCTCGGACTCGCCATAGAATCCATCTTGCTGGCCAGTTGCTTTGCCGGACGCAGCCTGCGCGATGCGGCGGCGGACGTGCTGCGTCCCCTGGCGGCGGGGGATTTGGTGCAAGCGCGATCGCACCTCAGCCGCTACGTGGGGCGCGATACGGAGAGCTTGCCAGAATCCGAAATTCTCCGCGCTGTGCTAGAAACCGTGACGGAAAACGCCACCGACGGCGTAACGGCTCCGCTGTTTTGGGCGATCGCCGGATCGGTGACCCCGCTCGGCCCCGTGCCGCCAGCCTTGGGCTACAAAGCCGCCAGCACCCTCGACTCGATGGTGGGCTATAGGGCCGCCCCCTATACCTACCTGGGCTGGGCCAGCGCTCGCCTGGATGACCTGCTGACCTGGCTACCCTGTCGCCTTACGGTGGTCACGATTGCGCTGCTCTCTGGCAGGCCCCGCCATGTGCTGAAGCTGTGCCGCCGCGACGCGCCCCAAGACCCCAGCCCCAATGCCGGATGGAGCGAGTGCGCCTACGCTGCGGCGCTGGATGTCCAGGTCGGCGGACAAAACACCTATCGTGGCAACGTCACCCACAAGCCGCTGTTGGCAGATCCCGTGCGTCCCATCACGCCTGAACGCATCCAGCAAGCCCTGAGCCTGACCCGCCGCGTTTTCTTACTCTGGCTGGCGGGGGCGATCGCCCTCCACCACGTATCCTCTTTGCGCCCGCTGCTATCCTGA
- a CDS encoding CoA-acylating methylmalonate-semialdehyde dehydrogenase: protein MAEQLQNYINGQWCASAATEYLDVVNPATCEVLAKVPLSPAHEVDDAAQAAAAAFQTWRRVPAGDRIQYLFKLKTLLEENLDDLSRTITLECGKIYAEAKAEMQRAIENVEVACGIPMLMQGDVSEDIARGIDEFMIRQPLGVCAAIAPFNFPGMIPFWFLPYAIACGNTYILKPSEKVPLTLQKVMRLIEQTGLPPGVVNLVNGAKEAVDAILDHPTIRGISFVGSSPVAKYVYSRAAANGKRVQCQGGAKNPIIVLPDADLDSTIRIAADSAFGCAGQRCLAASLMVTVGRAREPFTEAMTEAAKSRVVGFGLDQGVQMGPVINLQSRDRIADLIQQGIEEGAKPLIDGRNPKISGYENGSFVRPTLLQDVRPDSRIAQTEIFGPVLGLLHVETIDEAIALVNSGHWGNMACLFTSSGAAARKFRYEAEAGNIGINIGVAAPMAFFPFSGWKESFFGDLHGQGKHAVEFFTQTKVVVERWFQDWTRQF from the coding sequence ATGGCAGAGCAATTGCAAAACTACATCAATGGGCAGTGGTGCGCGTCGGCGGCGACCGAATATTTAGATGTGGTGAATCCTGCCACCTGCGAAGTGCTGGCGAAAGTGCCGCTCTCGCCTGCCCATGAGGTGGATGACGCGGCTCAGGCAGCAGCAGCGGCATTTCAAACCTGGCGGCGCGTGCCAGCGGGCGATCGCATTCAATATTTATTCAAGCTCAAGACTCTGCTGGAAGAAAACCTGGACGACCTCTCGCGGACGATTACGCTGGAGTGCGGCAAAATCTACGCCGAAGCCAAAGCCGAAATGCAGCGGGCGATCGAAAACGTGGAGGTGGCCTGCGGGATTCCCATGCTGATGCAGGGCGATGTGTCAGAAGACATTGCGCGGGGCATTGATGAATTCATGATTCGCCAGCCGCTGGGCGTGTGTGCGGCGATTGCCCCGTTCAATTTTCCTGGCATGATTCCCTTCTGGTTTCTGCCCTATGCGATCGCCTGCGGCAACACGTATATCCTGAAGCCGTCGGAAAAAGTGCCCCTGACGCTGCAAAAGGTAATGCGGCTGATCGAGCAAACGGGCCTGCCGCCGGGTGTGGTCAATCTGGTCAATGGCGCGAAGGAAGCCGTCGATGCAATTTTGGATCACCCCACGATTCGCGGCATCAGCTTTGTCGGCTCGTCGCCCGTGGCAAAGTATGTCTACAGTCGGGCAGCGGCAAACGGCAAGCGCGTGCAGTGTCAGGGCGGCGCAAAGAACCCAATCATCGTGCTGCCGGATGCCGACCTGGATTCCACCATTCGGATTGCAGCAGACAGCGCCTTTGGCTGTGCGGGGCAGCGCTGCCTCGCCGCGTCGCTGATGGTGACGGTGGGGCGGGCGCGGGAACCCTTTACCGAAGCGATGACTGAGGCGGCCAAGTCTCGCGTGGTGGGCTTTGGGCTAGATCAGGGCGTGCAGATGGGCCCGGTGATTAATTTGCAGAGCCGCGATCGCATCGCTGACTTGATTCAGCAGGGCATCGAGGAAGGCGCAAAACCGCTGATCGACGGGCGCAATCCCAAAATTTCTGGCTACGAAAACGGCAGTTTCGTCCGCCCCACGCTGCTGCAAGACGTGCGCCCCGACAGCCGCATTGCCCAGACGGAGATTTTTGGCCCGGTGCTGGGGCTGCTGCATGTAGAGACGATTGATGAGGCGATCGCCCTGGTCAACAGCGGCCACTGGGGCAATATGGCGTGCCTGTTCACCAGCAGCGGCGCGGCCGCCCGCAAGTTTCGCTACGAAGCCGAAGCAGGCAACATCGGCATCAATATTGGCGTGGCCGCACCAATGGCGTTTTTTCCCTTCAGCGGCTGGAAAGAGAGCTTCTTTGGCGATTTGCACGGCCAGGGCAAACACGCAGTAGAATTTTTCACCCAAACCAAGGTCGTCGTCGAGCGCTGGTTTCAAGATTGGACGCGCCAGTTTTAG
- a CDS encoding SH3 domain-containing protein has product MNRSLTPGIAKFLTSTALTLAFMALSPLAALAEMATLTASPGSRINVREQPSTSSPARHYGVPGDRVEIITSVNSSFDGRLWYQVLFPRTGARGWVRGDLLRLDSAAPPSSFEPQRVSFAPGSSAATVGGRVQGGQVRDYILNARAGQTMSTSITGTSPFLQVIVMQPNSRTLYIGSGNWSGVLPASGDYYVRVRIVPEEQANASGEYSLTISIR; this is encoded by the coding sequence ATGAACCGTTCACTCACCCCCGGTATTGCGAAATTTTTGACTTCGACCGCCCTGACGCTGGCATTCATGGCCCTCTCCCCGCTGGCGGCTCTGGCAGAAATGGCCACGCTGACCGCCAGCCCCGGCAGCCGCATCAACGTGCGCGAGCAGCCCTCGACCAGTTCTCCCGCTCGGCACTACGGCGTTCCGGGCGATCGCGTCGAAATTATCACCTCCGTCAACTCCAGCTTTGACGGTCGCCTCTGGTATCAGGTGCTATTCCCTCGAACTGGTGCGCGGGGCTGGGTGCGAGGTGACCTGCTGCGTCTCGATTCGGCCGCGCCGCCCTCCTCCTTTGAGCCACAGCGGGTTTCCTTCGCCCCTGGCTCCTCGGCAGCCACCGTCGGCGGTCGCGTACAGGGGGGGCAGGTGCGCGACTATATCCTCAACGCCCGCGCCGGACAAACCATGTCCACCAGCATCACGGGCACTTCGCCGTTTCTGCAAGTCATCGTGATGCAGCCCAATAGCCGCACGCTCTATATCGGCAGCGGCAACTGGTCGGGCGTGCTGCCTGCCAGCGGCGACTACTACGTGCGCGTGCGGATTGTGCCCGAAGAACAGGCCAATGCCTCCGGCGAATATAGCCTGACCATCAGCATTCGATAA
- a CDS encoding DUF262 domain-containing protein: protein MAELVSQPTSVQSVYTWYVEDKLYVNRRYQRKLVWTLEEKQKLIESILKKYPVPAILIAERDNAPGTYEIIDGLQRLQAIMSFVETAFSAPDGKYFDLQHFPTAKSRADEGLFVPNSAQEYLSQREVSTILDYTLALSVMRNATETEINDVFDRINTFGRRLSDQERRQAGVQNDFSNMVRKIACTLRGDNTADILLLRSMPSISIDLPMTKHGYAIPANEVFWVNQGILRSTDLRDSMDEQCIADIAVCITSGQMIERSKDALDAIYRLGSPESERVSNALEVYGSEKFTEEFKFCIDEIIKVCNEGKPEKLRDIVFKKRTTNAFPSVFASILIAFHELIIKEGKKITDYAGIRKDIVDLAGKRLETRATSSSERRKNIDQIKGLIGKYFVEADIRSQIYGNHATTDIEEAIRRSEIELADYELKQGLLSLSDQRGIDPQLIDKVIRTIAAIANNGTNRVGKVIIGVTDKDADAERIKNLDGIEPKKIGKRFVVGVIREAKVLGLSVENYFSKWKEAIKNSEMSLSLKNSILSNMDFNSFYGLGIIVITIPPQKELSYVGEEIYWRNSDSTELAETPKQIAMLAQRF, encoded by the coding sequence ATGGCAGAATTGGTTTCTCAGCCAACGTCGGTTCAGTCAGTCTATACATGGTATGTAGAAGATAAGCTTTACGTGAATCGTCGTTATCAGAGAAAATTAGTTTGGACTCTTGAGGAAAAGCAGAAGCTAATCGAATCAATTCTTAAAAAATATCCAGTGCCAGCAATTCTGATTGCAGAGAGGGATAATGCACCAGGAACCTACGAAATAATTGATGGGTTGCAAAGATTACAAGCTATCATGTCGTTCGTTGAAACGGCATTTTCCGCACCAGACGGAAAGTATTTTGATCTTCAGCACTTTCCAACAGCGAAAAGCCGTGCAGATGAAGGCTTGTTCGTGCCGAATTCAGCACAAGAATATCTTTCACAACGAGAAGTTAGCACGATATTGGACTATACTCTTGCTCTCTCAGTAATGCGTAATGCAACAGAAACAGAAATAAATGATGTTTTTGATCGGATTAATACATTTGGACGGCGCTTGAGCGACCAAGAAAGACGGCAGGCGGGTGTGCAAAACGATTTCTCTAATATGGTTAGGAAAATCGCTTGTACTCTACGGGGAGATAACACCGCTGACATTCTTTTACTTAGGTCAATGCCATCTATTAGCATTGACCTACCAATGACAAAACATGGATATGCGATTCCTGCCAATGAGGTCTTTTGGGTAAATCAAGGCATTCTGCGATCAACTGACTTGCGAGACAGTATGGATGAGCAGTGTATTGCAGACATAGCAGTGTGTATTACGAGCGGACAGATGATTGAAAGATCAAAAGATGCTCTTGATGCAATTTACAGACTTGGATCTCCTGAATCTGAGCGAGTATCAAATGCGCTTGAAGTCTATGGCTCTGAGAAATTCACTGAAGAATTCAAGTTCTGTATTGACGAAATCATTAAGGTTTGTAATGAGGGCAAGCCTGAAAAGCTTAGAGATATTGTCTTTAAAAAGAGGACAACTAATGCATTTCCATCTGTTTTCGCAAGCATTCTAATCGCATTTCACGAACTTATTATTAAGGAGGGCAAAAAGATTACTGATTATGCAGGAATCAGGAAAGATATTGTTGACTTAGCTGGGAAACGGTTAGAAACAAGGGCTACATCATCTAGCGAACGGCGCAAGAACATAGATCAGATAAAAGGACTGATTGGCAAGTATTTCGTTGAGGCTGATATTCGGTCACAAATTTATGGAAATCACGCGACAACTGATATTGAGGAAGCTATCAGAAGATCAGAGATCGAACTGGCTGATTATGAGCTGAAGCAAGGACTTCTTTCACTTTCTGATCAACGTGGTATTGATCCTCAACTCATTGATAAGGTCATCAGAACTATCGCTGCAATTGCTAACAACGGAACAAACAGAGTAGGTAAGGTTATTATTGGCGTTACTGATAAAGATGCTGATGCAGAGCGAATCAAAAATTTAGATGGTATAGAACCCAAAAAAATTGGAAAGCGATTTGTTGTTGGAGTTATTCGAGAAGCTAAAGTCCTGGGACTATCGGTAGAGAACTATTTCTCAAAATGGAAGGAGGCAATAAAGAATTCTGAGATGTCTCTATCGCTAAAGAACTCGATTTTGTCGAACATGGATTTTAACTCATTCTACGGCTTAGGTATTATTGTTATTACCATTCCGCCTCAAAAGGAACTCTCATATGTTGGAGAAGAAATCTACTGGCGTAATAGTGATTCGACTGAGCTAGCAGAAACTCCAAAGCAGATTGCTATGCTAGCACAGCGATTCTAA
- a CDS encoding DNA methyltransferase, with translation MAQFVFKLRHNISLEDDAKLAEKEIQAFLPNASLESIANLESLSSEESFLSKFEGLAAHTSYTRKVGVQGYKAFASLDSLLTLVRRLSFVQTIYCIVEYEDQLCSFLKNCKSVLGDVLHHEVVGENLLICAIPHFALIELSDVVARRAKNAIDTTEKLQLMLHGLLDRSKNAKDLKIAEEALKAQNTTSHLSHDIHYYKAKFFPRLVRSTLNICSQKLGGSNHQVIDCFSGSGTTLLEAAILGMPSVGVDIDPLSVLIAKSKIEILQIPSSLLSEEVSLILETLQNKKTQQLDLFAKNKNALNVDPIIFPKWLMKNRKMSQEIADELISEIQQVRSSIAIANREFKDFFQVLLSDAIARKIKMRFLGTGVGRFSLSFTQKSIPDSFKDSARKYICSLAAVEWLKQTINLTFSKAHVVNGDARKLDPELGLFDILLTSPPYLPAASGRESYAKARTPSLIALGMKTHEDIDMLVDDSIGSMIDSSIDTDILLESEKNVVEWLKQDELRTIKACPTARYFLDMREAFKQMLCHLKPGAFAVIVSGKQSTFYQFSTRQQLYVVQSAEILAEEAEKAGFLVDSMYDVQLQKANKNARPRSLDDYYETLIYLRRP, from the coding sequence ATGGCTCAATTTGTATTTAAATTACGCCACAATATCTCTTTGGAAGATGATGCAAAGCTAGCAGAGAAGGAGATTCAAGCATTTCTTCCGAATGCATCTTTGGAATCTATCGCTAACCTTGAAAGCTTATCAAGCGAAGAGTCTTTTCTGTCTAAGTTTGAAGGGTTAGCGGCTCACACTTCATATACTAGGAAAGTAGGAGTACAAGGCTATAAAGCCTTTGCAAGTCTTGATTCATTATTAACTCTAGTTCGCAGGCTTTCCTTTGTTCAAACTATCTATTGCATTGTTGAATATGAGGATCAACTATGTTCTTTCCTCAAAAATTGCAAATCTGTTTTAGGTGATGTGCTTCACCATGAAGTTGTAGGAGAGAATTTACTTATCTGTGCCATTCCTCATTTTGCCTTAATAGAGTTATCAGATGTGGTAGCTCGTCGAGCAAAAAATGCAATAGATACAACAGAGAAGCTTCAATTAATGCTACATGGCTTACTTGACAGAAGTAAAAATGCTAAGGATCTAAAAATTGCGGAAGAAGCACTTAAGGCTCAAAATACAACTTCTCATTTATCACATGATATTCATTACTACAAAGCAAAGTTTTTTCCCCGGCTCGTTCGCTCTACCTTAAATATTTGCAGTCAAAAATTAGGTGGTTCTAATCACCAAGTAATTGATTGTTTCTCAGGTAGCGGAACCACTTTATTAGAGGCAGCAATACTAGGTATGCCTAGCGTTGGTGTAGATATTGATCCTTTGTCTGTGCTAATAGCAAAAAGTAAAATTGAAATCCTTCAAATTCCAAGTTCACTGTTGAGTGAAGAAGTATCGCTTATCTTGGAGACTCTACAAAATAAAAAAACACAGCAACTAGATCTGTTTGCTAAAAATAAAAACGCATTAAATGTAGATCCTATAATTTTCCCAAAATGGTTGATGAAGAATCGAAAGATGTCACAAGAAATAGCCGATGAGCTAATTTCTGAGATTCAGCAAGTAAGATCTTCTATAGCCATTGCCAACCGAGAATTCAAAGATTTTTTTCAAGTTCTCTTGTCCGATGCGATCGCAAGAAAAATTAAAATGCGATTTCTTGGTACTGGTGTGGGGAGATTTTCTCTCTCTTTCACTCAAAAGAGCATTCCTGATAGCTTCAAAGATTCTGCTCGAAAATATATTTGTTCTTTAGCTGCTGTTGAATGGCTTAAACAAACAATTAACCTCACTTTTTCTAAAGCTCACGTCGTCAATGGAGATGCACGAAAACTTGACCCTGAATTAGGTTTGTTTGATATTCTTCTAACTTCACCTCCCTATCTACCTGCTGCTAGTGGGCGCGAAAGCTACGCCAAAGCACGTACGCCATCACTAATTGCTCTCGGTATGAAAACTCATGAAGATATTGATATGCTTGTTGATGATTCTATCGGCTCAATGATCGATAGTTCTATTGATACGGATATATTACTTGAAAGTGAAAAAAATGTAGTTGAGTGGCTGAAGCAAGATGAGCTGAGAACAATCAAAGCTTGTCCAACTGCTCGTTACTTCTTAGATATGCGTGAGGCTTTTAAGCAAATGCTCTGTCATCTTAAACCAGGAGCTTTTGCTGTTATTGTAAGTGGTAAGCAAAGCACGTTTTATCAGTTCTCAACAAGGCAACAACTTTATGTGGTTCAGTCAGCCGAGATTTTAGCTGAAGAAGCAGAAAAAGCAGGTTTCCTAGTTGACAGTATGTATGATGTGCAGTTGCAAAAAGCTAATAAGAATGCGCGTCCTAGATCGCTAGATGATTATTATGAGACCCTAATATACCTTCGGAGACCCTAA
- a CDS encoding type II toxin-antitoxin system PemK/MazF family toxin, which produces MSSPVRGEVWLVDLGYVAKVRPCLVVSIPVLMQDRALATLVPHTTSPRGSRFEVDVKVRFLKPGAFDVQNLVTIPHAKLLRKLGELDSEQLSQVEDVLLFWLGFEDIDFDEES; this is translated from the coding sequence ATGAGTAGCCCTGTTCGTGGTGAAGTGTGGTTGGTGGATCTGGGCTATGTTGCAAAGGTTAGGCCATGTCTAGTGGTTAGCATTCCAGTTCTGATGCAAGATCGAGCTTTGGCAACACTGGTTCCTCACACGACAAGTCCAAGAGGTTCCCGCTTCGAGGTTGATGTGAAAGTAAGGTTTTTGAAACCGGGAGCCTTTGATGTTCAGAATCTCGTTACCATCCCCCATGCCAAACTGTTGAGGAAATTGGGTGAATTGGACTCAGAGCAGTTATCCCAGGTTGAAGATGTCTTGCTTTTCTGGCTGGGGTTCGAGGATATAGACTTTGATGAAGAGTCGTAA
- a CDS encoding peptidylprolyl isomerase: MQRKTQPDQVVYSLIRTQDADLANELYFRLLEGEQTFSDLAAQHSQGSEAAKGGLVGPVEIGAYHPSLAYVLATRAPGELVAPLSLEDCVVIIRIEQKIPARFDEATQQRLLDELFAAWLDAELRAS; the protein is encoded by the coding sequence TTGCAGCGTAAAACACAGCCTGATCAGGTGGTTTACTCGCTGATTCGGACACAGGATGCCGACCTGGCCAACGAGCTATATTTTCGTCTGCTCGAGGGGGAGCAAACCTTTTCAGACCTGGCCGCGCAACATTCCCAGGGATCAGAGGCGGCAAAGGGCGGATTGGTAGGCCCGGTAGAAATCGGTGCTTATCATCCCAGCCTTGCCTATGTCTTGGCGACCCGCGCACCGGGTGAATTGGTTGCGCCGCTATCGCTCGAAGATTGTGTGGTGATCATTCGCATTGAGCAAAAGATTCCCGCCCGATTTGACGAAGCGACTCAGCAACGCCTGCTGGATGAACTGTTTGCTGCGTGGCTCGATGCAGAACTGCGGGCCAGCTAG